The Glycine max cultivar Williams 82 chromosome 17, Glycine_max_v4.0, whole genome shotgun sequence genome contains the following window.
ttctgaattttttttttggttgattcTGTAACCGGTTGTCTGTTTATACGTTATTATGTTCTATTTATTGATTGCTATCACCATCCATTCGGTGGTTTCTACATGTTGATGATGggatgattttaaattttaatcctttTCCTGTTCTTTTCTGATTCTGAGCTGCTGGCAAGtatgctatttttattttttttgtcattttcttattttggttGTTGTTATTGAACAACAGGTGTTcaggtttaaattttaaagcaatATACTAGCAATCATGAAATTCAAGAAAGGGAATAAGGTGGAAGTGTTAAGCAAAGTTGAGGTGCCTTGTGGCTCCTGGCTATGTGCAGAGATCATTTGCAGTAATGGCCACCACTATACTGTGAAATATGATGGATATGAAAGTGACGCTGGTGAGGCAATTGTTGAGCGGGTGTCCAGGAAAGACTTAAGGCCATGTCCACCTGCACTTGAACTCACAGATAATTGGAGTCCAGGTGATGTGGTAGAGATCTTCCAGAACTTCTCATGGAAGATGGCTACAGTTTTGAAGATATTGGGGAAAAACCACATTTTGGTCAGGCTACTTGGATCTTCTTTGGAATTTCAAGTGAGCAAATTTGACATTCGGGTGAGACAGTCTTGGCAAGATGACAAGTGGATTATAGTTGGAAAGGTACTTTTATTTTAccttatgaattttttttatcttctttagcAATTGCCTAGTTCTGTTGGCTGTAGATGTGGATATTGTTACACATCATCTGTTGAGTtgctttttaaacttttaattgaTCTTTCGAAATTTCATTTATTCAGCAAATCCTGTTTACTAAAATTAACTAATcgaagtttaaaaaatttggaatttggttaggttgtttttcttgttatactttcatattttcttcagttttcctgttttctttttgtttttagctTTCACGAATTTTTCtttgtactattttttttttctggatccTCGGCTGTTTTATGgttgaataattatttatccttCTCTCATCTTCAGGGTTCTTCCAGCTGTGAGAACAGAAAACGTTCTAGCACCCAACTTCAGAAGACATCTACAAAGACAAAACTATCAGGTTCTGCTTACTATCGTCctgaaaagaaaaaactgaGTATTCTGGAATCAgaactcatttattttaaaacattgaaacGAGGAAGCAATTCACAAGTTGAGGCATATGCTGAGCCTCCCCCAAAGTTTAGAGCACTTGAAAATGAAGGCAGATGTCACAGAGCAAGAGTTAGAAATCCACCCACACCACTCAAACAGGTACAGGGTGTCAGTTTTCCAAGAGATGTGATTGCTGAAGAATGTATACCTGCTTCTGTAAACAACAGAAAAACTGGGATTTCTAATATGATTGACATGGAGAGGAGGAAAGAGACTGGCACTGTGGGTTGTTCATTTGGAGAAAACAGAGAATCAAATCATGCTGATAGTATTACATGCTCAGTTGGTAGTTGTAGTATCACTAGCAGGAATTCCTGTAAACTGCAATTTCCTGTATCTGCAGGTCCTTTTGATGATGTAGACAGTTCATTTAGTGATGCTGAGTCTGTCTGCCAGAGGAGTGATGAGGAAGGGGATTGTTCCCCTCCTACACAAGAGGAATTGGCAGCAGAAATTCATAGGTTAGAGTTGCATGCCTATCGTTGTACAATTGAGGCATTGCATGCATCAGGCCCCTTAAGTTGGGAACAGGAAGCATTAATGACAAACCTCCGTCTTTCGCTCCACATATCAAACGATGAACACTTAATGGAGctaagaaatttgatttcttctgAAAACAGCATTCCTTTAAGATGACaggattttttttcctcttcaattTAGTACTTTTTCCCTAGGATAGAGTTTCATAATAGTTTGATCTCAGCCTCATTCAACTGTAAGAAGAAAGATGAAATATTTGGGTCCTTCATTTATGTTTTGACTTAGTGATATAGTTTGATGTGAATGTATATGCTGAACTGCATGAATAAGTGATCATTTCTGAACTCTTGTTAATCTGTTCATCTATGATATATCCTCTTAATTTCTATTGGGCTTGTTCTGGTAGACACACTACACCAGGATCTTTCTGAAACCTTTGTTACATTCTAGATTTTTGCAGACACTTGTAAGACATGGTCTAATTACTGAGATTTCAAATTAAGTGGTATACTAAAATGCAGGTTTATATTGAGGCTCAATGACTAACATGATTTATGGGACTTGTGCTTGCATAATTTCTTGATATTTTATgctgattttaaaatattgttttgcaTTAATTTTATAGCTCTTTAATTataacaaagaaagaaacttTTGTTTGCTTTCTAAAATGGTACATACAATGATACAGGCAATGTCATATATGAGACATACCTTGTGTAATACTTGTATCTGTTCTCCATAATTTGGAAGTCTAAACATAGTCATTTGCAGATAATAGTAATGCTTCCCCTGCATTTTCCagggctgagaaggaggcataTAGGTGTTGCTTCCAGATTTCTACAGATTTTCTCTTGCTCTAGACAAGGGATGGCTTTTCTAGTATGGCTCTTGATAAGCCAACACTTCCATAGGTTTGTGGAGTTCTCGCATTTTTCCATTTCAGGCCACCTGTGAGCCTCAGATATCTGTTTTGCGGAGGAATGCATGCTCAGAGTCTTTGGCTACAATGGGGTGACCTGATATGTGAATGTATGATTGATATCTTTCACCTTAGCTTATTCAATTGTGATATCTTTTTGCATGCTGATGCATCGCTCACTATCAATGTGTTGCTAATGAAATGATCACTGATATTTTCTTTGCACACTACACACATACAGAGGTTGTTTACTTGTCAAAGCCTAGCTAATGGTTAAAATGTTGAATGTCCTACTTTgaaatgttaatttaattataactagAGGGTAGAAGAAGCTTGCACTAGGCATGAATATAATTGGGCATTTTCTATATAACTGAACAACTGATGACCAcatatattaactaattaactaGTAGTAACATAATTAAGCAGTCTAAATGTTTAAAGAAGCATCTGTTTTTCAGACAAATTTAACAGAACCTAGAACCGAATGAAGTAGACATTGCAGCTGAAAAGACTTTAGTTTCTGATGAGGACACCTAACTGGAAAGTATTCACTTTCTTCCACATTATTAGCAACACCTCATGCTAGTTTACAATTTGTGATATTTATTGATCGATTGGATTAACCTTTAAGTTCATCTAGTACCTGCCATGACTGCTTTGAACAATGCTGTTCCAGTACTTGGGCTTGTACTACTTACAAGTTACATGAACATTTTTTCACTTTATGGTTGTAAGCTTACACATGAAAGTTGTCATTGCTTTGTGGCTAGTGCATCAATGCTCAGCAATGATCAATAGCACAAGGTCCAAATGGCTCTTGGAAGAACATGGCCACATTAAAGCCGGAATGACACAAGGCATGGTTATCCACGGAATATACGTTTTATGCATATATTCCCCAATTCCGAGTTATGATCTATACACAAGTAAATAGATTTTATGCACTTTATTGGCATGTTATACTTCTTTTCTAATTGAGAATCTTATTTATCCTTATTTCAACTGTTATCGGTGTCCTCTACGTCACCATGTCTCTAGAGCTGGAGACCTTGGATAACAGTTTTGGATGGCCAAATATCTTTCAGTTGGGCAAAGGTATCATCGTCTGTGAAACTTTTTGGCTTCAATCTGATGTTTAATCGATGTGGAATCCGGTGCTCATTTGAAGCATGTTCCTCGCATGTCAAAACCCTGGTTTTGAAAAGCTGAATAGCTTGCTGAACTTATGATTTCTTTCCCcttccatttttatttgttagtactGTTTAGTTTGACATTTACGACCTCTAAACCCCGGGCTAGTCTGTTTCATTTTACTCTccttattttaacaaaatctcTTAATTATCCGGTGCAATATGTGAAAGGTTGTGTAAGTGGCAGCTTAGTCTGgcttaacttttgataatcaaGATCTTATAAACTTTTTATGCCTCAGTACAGTAGCTTTTTTTGTTAGTGTGCGTGTGTGTTACTGTTGGCTATCTTTAACTGATAGTATTACATAATGCAAACGcgaaggaaggaaagaaagaaagaaaaaaattcttgatATACCTTTGGATGGAGATTCTTCGTATGCCTTCGACTGAGGTAAACTGCCAGTTTTCTAAATTTATACTGTAACACGTATGCTGCATGGAAGAATATAACAATTTGCATCCTATTGTTTCCCATTTTTTAAAACCGTTTTcctttctaaaaacaacaaaaaaatggtttgataaaattagtttttgaaaactattttcagAACTaaaatatcttctttttttatattttaaaataagataaatcaaAACATCTCTAAGTTGCTTTAGTTTTCTAATTTAGTAGGCATGCACTAATGTAAAAGTTtacataaatcatttttttaatataactattataaaagtcattaaatttaatatatatgataatttgtgaataaactttttacattttaagcatgtgtattatttattatttctattttcattttcctatAACTCATTTTTTCTTACACTTTCACACATTCTTTCCTTAAACGATATTTTATACTGTTAGGGAATTTGAATCCAGTTCTATGGACAAGACCACAGTTTTCCTCCCAATACTTGGAGAATTTGTATTTGTCAATGTCCAaccaacattttttaaaataaaatctttagaccgataatatatcaaattttaattatttttttttaatcaatactgAGAAGGCACCATGTCGAGGGCAGAGTATGCTAAATCGCTACATCTGTTACATTACAATTAtctcatcaaaatcatgttctTTGTATGGTTATTTTCAATTGTTACTGTTTTGGTGGTCTTCCTCCTAAAACTAAAAGTTCATCTGAAGATAAAACGACCCAATCCTAACAGTGTTATTGTAACTTTTATTAGTGGACCTAAATCCAACGAAAAAGCAACAGTGGATTCTGGCCATGCCAAGTGGCCCTGGACCCCTGGTGGACCTTCGGAACAAAGTCTTGGACCTGACATTTATTAATtaggttttaaataaaattgtctcaTGAACCCAAAAATAATCAGATCcataacaaatcaaaattgtccttttctttttaagtaTTGATCAAATAAATCACTTCTTCATATATGGAGGACATATTTAGATcgagaaattttatatttggagTTCTTGATATTCACTCGTCCAATTGCATAGTTGCTTGACCTGTTTCTCTTTCCTGATGCTGCTaccctaaattttttttccaatcaatctatACCAATCGTTTTAAAGAGGCACTCCAAAAATGAATCACGTATTTGTTTTGGTGAAGTAATGAATCACGTATTAGACAATTCATTTAGTACCAAAATATTACGGTCgcttcttaaaattaatttccgaTCTCCAAATTTATTTTGGAGTTTAAATGTATGATGAAAACCTAAAAATCGTTTTG
Protein-coding sequences here:
- the LOC100795963 gene encoding uncharacterized protein, with amino-acid sequence MKFKKGNKVEVLSKVEVPCGSWLCAEIICSNGHHYTVKYDGYESDAGEAIVERVSRKDLRPCPPALELTDNWSPGDVVEIFQNFSWKMATVLKILGKNHILVRLLGSSLEFQVSKFDIRVRQSWQDDKWIIVGKGSSSCENRKRSSTQLQKTSTKTKLSGSAYYRPEKKKLSILESELIYFKTLKRGSNSQVEAYAEPPPKFRALENEGRCHRARVRNPPTPLKQVQGVSFPRDVIAEECIPASVNNRKTGISNMIDMERRKETGTVGCSFGENRESNHADSITCSVGSCSITSRNSCKLQFPVSAGPFDDVDSSFSDAESVCQRSDEEGDCSPPTQEELAAEIHRLELHAYRCTIEALHASGPLSWEQEALMTNLRLSLHISNDEHLMELRNLISSENSIPLR